In a single window of the Terrirubrum flagellatum genome:
- a CDS encoding methyl-accepting chemotaxis protein, which translates to MFFVTSIQRCIAATLLLLVAPLAIGAVWVISSALWDVAAANRTIQLAKADKTLLLMASVMRSQRGDLQTALLAADDPRPLVAQRKNEIGKAVAGAIEDLRATDLVRREELAKSLGDNWALAAPLYGDLAAEGAKPKEQRTLAATNAWYDGVDRTLGSVLAASASTSRAVRRVDPYFAQLQDFKEEAWLMRANQGAQCTLLRQSFASNKPIDIVIARKLGELRGKVAQSADNLAGLVQSSNVPAALRTQAQAAVAAVAQNSKQADDLLGKLGSGQPPIGPGDWTKLCNEPFGAILTVVTTSLDDIVDNASKTFNWSLIKLAGAVIVALVMAGVAVASWIGLRNRISRPVVEIRSTLERLQAGKLDEPVAAARYPDEIGALSSALETYRENALALESARKEREALQDHQLAEAAASQALVANVAQVVAGAKIGDFSGRVDVGDVRGSVRELAEGVNAINQVVDQATTELSEALRALSSGDLTHVIHTRHEGRFGELREAVNETTARLSQTLSAIQNSAREVSNAAAEISASTTDLSQRTEEQAASLEETSASMEEIAATVKKNAENAQAANQSASGAGAVADRGGQVVAEAVQAMARIEESSRKISDIIGVIDEIARQTNLLALNAAVEAARAGEAGRGFAVVASEVRSLAQRSSQAAKDIKDLIVSSGGQVKDGVELVNRAGGALSEIVASIRQVASIVADIASASAEQSIGVAEVNKALQQMDEATQQNSALVEENAATAKTLEGQSKAMDERVSYFRVDASVVPNAAPASQRASSKPSAPARTATRPAPRTQGALALKNDPEWEEF; encoded by the coding sequence ATGTTTTTCGTTACGTCAATTCAGCGCTGTATTGCTGCCACGCTGCTGCTTCTGGTCGCGCCGCTGGCGATCGGAGCGGTGTGGGTGATCAGTTCGGCGCTTTGGGATGTCGCCGCCGCCAATCGCACGATCCAGCTCGCCAAAGCCGACAAGACGCTGCTGCTGATGGCCTCGGTCATGCGCAGCCAGCGCGGCGACCTGCAGACGGCGCTGCTCGCCGCCGACGATCCGCGCCCTCTGGTCGCGCAACGCAAGAACGAGATCGGAAAAGCGGTCGCCGGAGCGATCGAGGATCTGCGCGCCACCGATCTTGTGAGGCGCGAAGAACTCGCCAAGTCTCTCGGCGACAACTGGGCGCTTGCCGCGCCGCTCTATGGCGATCTCGCCGCTGAGGGCGCCAAGCCGAAGGAGCAACGCACGCTTGCTGCGACCAACGCCTGGTATGACGGCGTGGATCGCACGCTCGGAAGCGTGCTTGCAGCGTCGGCCTCGACCAGTCGCGCGGTTCGTCGCGTCGACCCCTATTTCGCTCAGCTTCAGGATTTCAAGGAGGAAGCCTGGTTGATGCGCGCCAATCAGGGCGCCCAATGCACGCTGCTGCGCCAGTCCTTCGCGTCCAACAAGCCGATCGATATCGTCATAGCGCGAAAGCTTGGCGAGCTTCGCGGCAAGGTGGCGCAGAGCGCCGACAATCTTGCCGGCCTCGTTCAGAGTTCGAACGTTCCCGCCGCGCTGAGGACGCAGGCGCAGGCCGCTGTCGCCGCCGTTGCGCAAAATTCGAAACAGGCGGACGATCTTCTCGGCAAGCTCGGTTCCGGGCAGCCGCCGATCGGCCCCGGCGACTGGACGAAGCTGTGCAACGAGCCGTTCGGCGCGATTCTCACGGTCGTCACGACGTCTCTCGACGACATCGTCGATAACGCGTCGAAAACGTTCAACTGGTCGCTGATCAAGCTCGCTGGCGCGGTGATCGTCGCGCTTGTGATGGCGGGCGTCGCCGTCGCGAGCTGGATCGGGTTGCGCAACCGCATCTCGCGACCCGTTGTGGAAATTCGCAGCACTCTTGAGCGGCTGCAGGCCGGCAAGCTCGATGAGCCCGTCGCTGCGGCGCGCTATCCCGACGAGATCGGCGCCTTGTCGAGCGCGCTCGAAACCTATCGCGAGAATGCGCTGGCGCTCGAAAGCGCGCGCAAGGAGCGCGAGGCGCTGCAGGATCATCAGCTTGCCGAAGCCGCCGCGAGTCAGGCGCTCGTCGCCAATGTGGCGCAGGTGGTGGCCGGCGCGAAGATCGGCGACTTCTCCGGTCGCGTCGATGTCGGCGACGTCCGTGGATCGGTTCGGGAACTGGCCGAAGGCGTCAACGCCATCAACCAGGTGGTCGATCAGGCGACGACGGAATTGAGTGAGGCGCTGCGCGCGCTTTCGTCAGGCGATCTCACCCATGTCATCCACACGCGCCACGAGGGACGCTTCGGCGAATTGCGCGAGGCGGTGAACGAAACGACCGCGCGCCTGTCGCAAACGCTCTCTGCGATCCAGAATTCGGCGCGCGAAGTCTCGAATGCGGCGGCCGAGATTTCCGCGAGCACCACCGATCTCTCGCAACGCACGGAGGAACAGGCGGCCAGCCTGGAAGAGACATCGGCTTCCATGGAAGAGATCGCCGCGACCGTGAAGAAGAACGCCGAGAATGCGCAGGCGGCCAATCAGTCAGCGTCGGGCGCGGGCGCCGTCGCCGATCGCGGCGGCCAGGTCGTCGCGGAGGCCGTGCAAGCCATGGCGCGGATCGAAGAGAGTTCGCGCAAGATCTCCGACATCATCGGCGTGATCGACGAGATCGCACGTCAGACCAATCTGCTCGCGCTCAATGCCGCTGTAGAGGCGGCCAGAGCCGGCGAGGCGGGCCGCGGCTTCGCGGTGGTCGCGTCGGAAGTTCGCTCGCTGGCGCAGCGCTCCTCGCAGGCGGCGAAAGACATCAAGGATCTGATCGTCTCCAGCGGCGGCCAGGTGAAAGACGGCGTCGAACTGGTCAATCGCGCGGGCGGCGCTTTGAGCGAGATCGTCGCGTCGATCCGGCAGGTGGCGTCGATCGTCGCCGATATCGCGTCGGCGAGCGCGGAGCAGTCGATCGGCGTCGCCGAAGTGAACAAGGCGCTGCAGCAGATGGACGAGGCGACGCAGCAGAATTCGGCGCTGGTCGAAGAGAATGCGGCCACCGCGAAGACGCTGGAGGGGCAGTCGAAGGCGATGGACGAGCGCGTCAGCTATTTCCGCGTCGACGCTTCCGTCGTGCCAAATGCCGCGCCCGCATCGCAGCGCGCCTCTTCAAAGCCGTCAGCGCCGGCCCGTACCGCGACGCGCCCCGCGCCGCGCACGCAGGGCGCGCTGGCGCTCAAGAATGATCCGGAGTGGGAGGAGTTTTGA
- a CDS encoding YbjN domain-containing protein, translating to MSNLETVVERSEHPLDVIERIAASQEWAFDREQDDEISLSVKGSWSDYHVAFTWLDEMEALHIACAFDLKASGPRRAETLALISRINERMWVGHFDLWTKENVVMFRHALLLTGGAEPQGSQCEALLKLAIEACDRHFQAFQFVVWAGKSAEDALEASLFETAGEA from the coding sequence ATGTCGAATCTGGAGACGGTCGTCGAGCGCAGCGAGCATCCGCTCGATGTGATCGAGCGCATCGCCGCGTCGCAGGAATGGGCGTTCGATCGCGAGCAGGACGACGAGATTTCGCTGTCTGTGAAGGGCTCATGGTCGGACTACCATGTCGCCTTCACCTGGCTCGACGAGATGGAGGCGCTGCATATCGCTTGCGCCTTCGACCTCAAGGCGTCGGGCCCGCGCCGGGCGGAAACGCTGGCGTTGATCTCGCGCATCAATGAGCGCATGTGGGTCGGGCATTTCGATCTCTGGACCAAGGAGAACGTCGTGATGTTCCGCCACGCCTTGCTTCTGACCGGCGGCGCCGAGCCGCAGGGCTCGCAATGCGAAGCGCTGCTGAAGCTCGCGATCGAAGCCTGCGACCGGCATTTTCAGGCGTTCCAGTTCGTGGTCTGGGCCGGCAAGTCTGCCGAGGACGCGCTCGAAGCGTCGCTGTTCGAGACCGCGGGCGAAGCGTGA